One genomic window of Peromyscus maniculatus bairdii isolate BWxNUB_F1_BW_parent chromosome 2, HU_Pman_BW_mat_3.1, whole genome shotgun sequence includes the following:
- the Lrrc19 gene encoding leucine-rich repeat-containing protein 19, whose translation MKVKCFLTLFWPFSILLLFDKSQASETEVKCNFTKRNYSLIPEDINNNVTILDLSYNQITLNASDIRVLQMYSLLTELYLMENNITVIYNNSFSNLSNLEILNLCGNSISVIEQDSFVGLNEVKQLYLCRNKILQLNPSTFVPLNNLKVLNLQGNLISHFEVPQLLHLELLTLDGNPWNCTCSLLELQNWLNKSDVTLENESITMCNYPDELKHYSIKSAPFTTECHSKFISTITEDLYIDFQSMRNSTSNGSLNNLTRNSEHEPLGKSWALLVGVVLTVLLTSLLIFIAIKCPVWYNILLSYNHHRLEEHEVEPYENGLPRNPSSLSQITDTNSEDTTVIFEQLHSFVVDDDGFIEDRYIDVNEVHEEK comes from the exons ATGAAAGTCAAATGCTTCCTGACCTTGTTTTGGCCATTCTCTATACTACTACTGTTTGACAAAAGCCAGGCCTCTGAAACA gaaGTCAAATGTAATTTCACCAAAAGGAATTATTCCTTGATTCCAGAGGATATCAATAACAATGTTACCATCCTTGATCTAAGTTATAATCAGATCACTCTGAATGCTTCAGACATCAGGGTGCTACAGATGTattctttactcactgagctctACTTGATGGAGAATAACATTACTGTCATATATAATAATAGTTTCAGTAATCTCTCCAACCTAGAAATTTTAAATCTCTGTGGAAATTCTATCAGTGTAATTGAACAGGACTCATTTGTTGGCTTAAATGAAGTAAAACAGTTATATCTCTGCCGAAACAAAATATTACAACTGAATCCCAGTACATTTGTGCCTCTAAACAACCTGAAAGTTCTGAATCTTCAAGGCAACTTGATAAGCCATTTTGAAGTACCACAACTACTTCATCTGGAGTTACTAACTTTGGATGGAAATCCATGGAACTGCACCTGTAGTCTACTCGAGTTGCAGAACTGGCTGAACAAGTCTGATGTGACATTAG aaaATGAGAGCATCACCATGTGTAACTATCCAGATGAGCTAAAGCACTACAGCATCAAGTCAGCACCCTTTACAACTGAATGCCACTCTAAATTTATTTCCACTATAACTGAAGATCTTTATATTGATTTTCAGTCCATGAGGAATTCAACTTCCAATGGCTCTTTAAACAACTTAACACGCAACTCAG AACATGAACCTCTTGGAAAAAGCTGGGCTCTCCTTGTTGGTGTTGTCCTCACTGTCCTGCTAACTTCGCTCCTCATCTTCATTGCTATCAAGTGTCCAGTGTGGTACAATATTCTGCTCAGTTACAATCATCATCGCCTGGAAGAGCATGAAGTAGAACCCTATGAAAATGGTCTTCCTAGAAACCCAAGTTCTCTTTCACAAATAACAGATACAAACTCTGAAGACACCACAGTAATATTTGAACAGTTGCATTCATTTGTGGTAGATGATGATGGGTTTATTGAAGACAGATATATAGATGTCAATGAGgtacatgaagaaaaataa